The Desulfobaculum xiamenense DNA segment GCTTCCGCGTTTGCGCGGGAGAGTTCGCCGTTCTTGTTAAAGAGACCTTCGAGCATGAGCGCGATGGCTCCGTCGCCGGTGACGTTACAGGCGGTGCCGAAGCTGTCCTGCAGGGCGAAGATGGCCACCAGCAGCGCGACGCCAGCCGGGTCGAACTGGAGCACGCCCACCACGATGCCGAGGGAGGCCATGACCGTTCCGCCGGGCACGCCGGGCGCGCCGATGGCAAACACGCCGAAGAGCACGATGAACATGGCCATGGTGCCGACGGACGGCATGTGGCCGTAGAGCATGAGCGAGATGGTCATGGCGAAAAAGGTTTCCGTGAGCACGGAGCCGCACAGGTGGATCGTCGCGCCGAGGGGGATCATGAACTCCGCAGTGTCCTTGGACAGGACCTTGGACTGGCGGGCGCAGCGCAGGGACACGGGCAGCGTGGCCGCGCTGGACATGGTGCCAACGGCGGTGAGGTAGGCCGGACCGTAATGACGCACGACCTCAAGCGGGTTGCGACCGGAAAGCAATCCGCCGATGGTGTAAAGCACCGCGAGCCACACGCCATGGCCAACGAGCACCAGCGCGATGACCTTCAGGAAGACGGGCAACTGCTTGGTCAGGCTGCCCTCGTAGGCCAGCGCGGCGAAGGTGGTGGCGATGAACAGCGGCAGCACCGGGATGACGATCCGCTGGATGACCTTGAGCATGATCGCCTCGAACTCCACAAGCGCCTTCTCGAACAGCTCGGCCTTGGTCCACAGCACGGTGATGCCGAGGATGATGGCGGTGACCAGCGCGGTCATGACCGACATGATCGGCGGAATGTTGAGCTGGAAGACGACCTTGGGCAGCTCGCGCAGGCCTTCCATGGAGGTGGGAACCGACAGGTGCGGAATGATGAGGTATCCGGCGATGCAGGCCATGGTCGCCGCACCCACCGCCGAGAGATAGGCGATGCTGATGCCCGCGCCGAGCATGCGGTTGGCGTTGTGCTTCAGGCGCGTGATGGACGGAGCGATGAAGGCGATGATGACCAGCGGCACGGTGTAGAAGATGAACTGGCCGAGAACGTGCTTGATGGAGCAGATGACTTCCATGACGGCTTCATTGGCGAGCAGGCCGACGACCACGCCCGCGGCGATGCCCAGCAGCAGCTGGGTGATGAAGCCCCATTCACTCTTCTTCTTGTGACTCATTTCGGAAACCCCTTCGACCTCGGTTGAAAGTTGTCGCGCCGCCCGGTTGCACACACTGGGTTGGGCGGCGCGGGCCGCATGGCGGCCGTCAAGCGGGAAGCCTATACGCTGGCGATCACTTCGATCTCCACAAGTGCGTCCTTCGGAAGCCTCGCCACCTGGAAGCAGCTGCGCGCCGGGAACGGCGTGCCGAAGTATGCGGCGTAGACCTCGTTCATCGCAGCGAAATTCGCCATGTCGCTCAGGAAGACGGTGGTCTTCACGACGTTGGACAGAGAGGCTCCCCCCGCTTCGAGAATCGCCTTCACATTCTCCAGCGACTGCTTCGCCTGCGCGGCGATGCCCTCGGGCATCTCGCCGGTGGCGGGATCAATGGGAAGCTGGCCGGACGTGAAGATCAGATTGCCCGCCACGGTCGCCTGCGAGTAGGGACCAATGGCGGCCGGAGCGTTGGGCGTGTTGATGATGCTAGCCATGGTGATCATTCTCCTTGGAGTTGGATTATCGTTTTTCACCGTACTCGTGAGGCAATAGTGCGCTTCTCGTTCGCGGTCAATAAAAATTTATTAGACCGATAATAATTTTTTATCGCGATGTGCGAAAGACCACGTCGAGCGCCCCGCCCTGCCACTTCGCGGGGTATGGCCCTGCCGTATCGTTCACGGCCACATGCGAGACGTAGGCTCCGCCGGCCAAGGGGCCGCTGGCCCCTTGGAACCCCGATATGCGATAGGCCGTCTCCCCTTGGCGCACCGTGCGGCTTTGCGTGACGAAGCCCTAGTGAGGATTGTCAAGGAAATCATTTCCTTGACTGGGGTCCGGGGCAAAGCCCCGGCCGCCGGAGGCCCTGCCCCGCGCAGCGGCTCTTCGCTGTGGCTCGGCCGGCCATAACGAAAAAAGGCCGGGCCTTCCTTTCGGAAGACCCGGCCCTTGTGGATCGGTATGCGTCGTATGCGCAGCGCGGGCGTTAGCCCTTGATCAGCTCGCGCACCGTGGCGAGGGCGGCATCGATGCCTGCGGGGTTGGAGCCACCGGCCTGCGCCATATCGGGACGTCCGCCACCGGAACCGCCGATTTCGGCGGCAGCGGGCTTGATGAGCTGCGGCGCGGTGAAGCGGTCGTGCAGATCCTTGGAGACGTAGACGGCGAGATTGGCCTTGCCGTCTCCCTCGCAGACGAGGGCGGCGATGCCGGAGGGCATCTTGGAGCGCACGTCATCCATGAGGGTACGCAGAGCGCCCATGTTAGGAGCGGGAACCTTGGCCACGAGGACCTTGATGCCCGCGATGTCCTCCACGGAGTCCATGAGATCGCGGCCGCTGCCGGAAGCCGCCTGCGAGGCGAGCTTTTCCATATCCTTGCGCAGTGCCTTGATTTCCTTCTGGAGACCATGCACACGGTCGCCGAGTTCCTCGGGACGGCCCTTGAGCATGGCGGAGGTGTCGAGCACGGTGCGGCGGTAGTCCATGAAGGAGTGCAGCGCGTTCCAGCCGGTGGCGGCCTCGATGCGGCGCACACCGGCGGCCACGCCGGACTCGGAAAGAATCATGAACGGACCGGCCTGTCCGGTGCTGCGCAGGTGGGTGCCACCGCACAGTTCGATGGACTCGCCCGGCACTTCGACCACACGGACGGTGCTGGCGTACTTCTCGCCGAAGAGGGCCATAGCGCCCTTGGCCACGGCATCCTGATAGTCCATCTCGGTGATGGAGAGCGGGATGTCGGCCATGATGGCGCGGTTCACCAGCAGCTCGACGTTGTGCAGCTCCTCGGGAGTCATGGCGGCGATGTGGGTAAAGTCGAAGCGCAGGCGCTCCGGCTCGACCAGCGAACCGGCCTGCTTGACGTGATCGCCCAGCACGCTGCGCAGGGCGGCCTGCAGCAGGTGGGTGCAGGTGTGGTTGCGGGCGGCGGCGAGGCGCTGCTCCTCGGAAACTTCGAGCAGGACTTCCTGATCGGCGTAGACGGTGCCCTCGTCGATGGTGACGTGGTGCACGGTGAGGCCGGAAGCGGGCTTGATGGTATTGGAGACCACCGCGCGGCCCTCGGGGGCGACGATGAGACCGCTGTCACCGCTCTGACCGCCGGACTCGCCGTAGAAGGGAGTGCGGGTGGTCACGATGTAGCCCTCGTCGCCCTTGTCGAGCTTCTCGACAGGCTCGGCGGAGGCGTCCATGAGGGACACGATGCGGGACCCCGCGGCGAGATAGTCGTACCCGACGAACTCGGAGCACAGGCCCTCTTCGAGCAGGCTCTGAAAGCGCGCGGCGAGGGTGGTCTCGGAAGAGCCCTTCCACGCGGCCTTGGCGCGGGCCTTCTGCTCCTTCATGAGGGCGACGAATCCCGGCTCGTCCACGGTGAAGCCCTGCTTCTCGGCGACGTCGTTGATGATGTCGAGGGGGAAGCCGTAGGTGTCGTAGAGCTTGAAGGCGACTTCGCCGCCGACCATGGATTTTCCTGCGGCGCGCAGATTCTCCAGCTCCTCTTCAAGCATGGCGAGGCCCTTGTCGAGGGTCTGGGCGAAGCGCTCTTCCTCCTCGCGGACCACGCGGGTCATGAAGTCCTGATTCTGGAGCAGCTCGGGGTACTGACCGCCCATGTCCTCCACGACCTTGAGGGCAACCTTGTACAGGAAGGCCTCGCTCATACGGATGAGCTTGCCGAAGCGCAGGGCGCGGCGGATGAGGCGGCGCAGCACGTAGCCGCGGCCCTCATTGGAGGGCAGGATGCCGTCGGCGATCATGAAGGCGATGGCGCGGCTGTGGTCGGCGATGACGCGCAGTGCGGTATCCACGTCCTCGCCCTGCTGGCGGTACTTCACGCCGGTCAGCCCGGCGATGTAGCCAATGAGGGACTGGAAGAGGTCAGTGTCGAAGTTGGAGTTCACGCCCTGACACACGGCGGCGATGCGTTCGAGGCCCATGCCGGTGTCGATACTCGGACGCGGCAGCGGGGTACGGGTGCCGTCGGCGGCCTGATCGTACTGCATGAACACGAGGTTCCAAATTTCGAGGAAGCGGTCGCAGTCGCACTTTCCGATGCCACAGTCGGGACCGCAGCACATGTGCTCGCCCTGATCGATGTGGATTTCGGAGCAGGGACCGCAGGGACCGGTATCGCCCATGGACCAGAAGTTGTCCTTCTCGCCGAGGCGGTAGATGCGGTCGGCGGACACGCCGGCGACCTTCTGCCACAGTTCGGCGGCCTCATCGTCATCCTTGTAGATGGTGATGTAGAGCTTGTCCTTGGGCAGCTTCAGTTCCTCGGTGATGAATCCCCAAGCGAAGCGGATGGCGTCTTCCTTGAAGTAGTCGCCGAAGGAGAAGTTGCCGAGCATCTCGAAGAAGGTGTGGTGGCGCGCGGTGCGGCCCACGTTTTCGAGGTCGTTGTGCTTGCCGCCCACGCGCAGGCACTTCTGCGAGGTGGTGGCGCGGACGTAGTCCCGCTTCTCCTGGCCGAGGAAGATCTTCTTGAACTGGACCATTCCGGCGTTGGTGAAGAGCAGGGTCGGGTCGTCCTTGGGCACAAGCGCGGAGGACTCCACAATGCGGTGTCCGTTGCGCTCGTAGTATTCCAGGAATTTCTTCCTGATCTCGTTGGCAGTCAACACGTTGAAATTCTCCTGTATCGCAAGATTTCGCCCGGCGCGGGCGATAGGATGTCCGGCTGGATCGTATGAACGGAAAAGGCGGACGAACGGATTTCCGCTCGTCCGCCGCATTCGCGAAAGTTAGGCGTCGGTCGACTCGAATTCCTGATCGTCGGTCGTTTCGGACTCGAAGCCCTCATCGAAGCTCTCGTCGGCATCGGAGTCGAAGCCTTCAGACGACTTCGGCGCGGAGGGGCCGCCCTTGGCGACGGGTCCGCCCTCGCCATCGACGAGGCCGTAGTGCGCGAGCAGCGCGTCCTCGATGGTCTGGCGAAGCTCGGTGTTCTCCTGGAGCATGGCGCGCACGTTTTCCTTGCCCTGCCCGAGGCGCTCGGTGCCGAAGGCGTACCACGAGCCGCTCTTCTCCACGATGCCTGCATCGGTGCCCATGTCGATGAGCTCGCCCTCGCGGGAGATGCCGGTGCCGTAGAGCACGTCGAACTGGGCCTCGCGGAAGGGCGGAGCCACCTTGTTCTTGACCACCTTGACTCGGGCGCGGATGCCGTAGGCCTCTTCCTTGTCCTTCAGGGTCTGCACGCGGCGGATGTCCATGCGCACGGACGAGTAGAACTTGAGGGCGTTGCCACCGGTGGTGGTCTCGGGGCTGCCGTAGCCCGTCACGCCGATCTTCATGCGGATCTGGTTGATGAAGACCACGGAAGCGCGGGACTTGTGGATGGTGCCCGTAAGCTTTCGCAGCGCGTGGGACATGAGGCGGGCCTGACCGCCCACCTGCGTCTCGCCCATGTTCCCCTCAAGCTCGGCCTGGGGGATGAGCGCGGCGACGGAGTCGATGACGATGATGTCCACGGCGCCGGAGCGAACCAGCATGTCGGCGATGTCGAGAGCCTGCTCGCCGTAATCGGGCTGGGAGATGATGAGTTCGTCGGTCTTCACGCCGAG contains these protein-coding regions:
- a CDS encoding dicarboxylate/amino acid:cation symporter; this translates as MSHKKKSEWGFITQLLLGIAAGVVVGLLANEAVMEVICSIKHVLGQFIFYTVPLVIIAFIAPSITRLKHNANRMLGAGISIAYLSAVGAATMACIAGYLIIPHLSVPTSMEGLRELPKVVFQLNIPPIMSVMTALVTAIILGITVLWTKAELFEKALVEFEAIMLKVIQRIVIPVLPLFIATTFAALAYEGSLTKQLPVFLKVIALVLVGHGVWLAVLYTIGGLLSGRNPLEVVRHYGPAYLTAVGTMSSAATLPVSLRCARQSKVLSKDTAEFMIPLGATIHLCGSVLTETFFAMTISLMLYGHMPSVGTMAMFIVLFGVFAIGAPGVPGGTVMASLGIVVGVLQFDPAGVALLVAIFALQDSFGTACNVTGDGAIALMLEGLFNKNGELSRANAEALAAER
- a CDS encoding RidA family protein, producing MASIINTPNAPAAIGPYSQATVAGNLIFTSGQLPIDPATGEMPEGIAAQAKQSLENVKAILEAGGASLSNVVKTTVFLSDMANFAAMNEVYAAYFGTPFPARSCFQVARLPKDALVEIEVIASV
- the alaS gene encoding alanine--tRNA ligase; translated protein: MLTANEIRKKFLEYYERNGHRIVESSALVPKDDPTLLFTNAGMVQFKKIFLGQEKRDYVRATTSQKCLRVGGKHNDLENVGRTARHHTFFEMLGNFSFGDYFKEDAIRFAWGFITEELKLPKDKLYITIYKDDDEAAELWQKVAGVSADRIYRLGEKDNFWSMGDTGPCGPCSEIHIDQGEHMCCGPDCGIGKCDCDRFLEIWNLVFMQYDQAADGTRTPLPRPSIDTGMGLERIAAVCQGVNSNFDTDLFQSLIGYIAGLTGVKYRQQGEDVDTALRVIADHSRAIAFMIADGILPSNEGRGYVLRRLIRRALRFGKLIRMSEAFLYKVALKVVEDMGGQYPELLQNQDFMTRVVREEEERFAQTLDKGLAMLEEELENLRAAGKSMVGGEVAFKLYDTYGFPLDIINDVAEKQGFTVDEPGFVALMKEQKARAKAAWKGSSETTLAARFQSLLEEGLCSEFVGYDYLAAGSRIVSLMDASAEPVEKLDKGDEGYIVTTRTPFYGESGGQSGDSGLIVAPEGRAVVSNTIKPASGLTVHHVTIDEGTVYADQEVLLEVSEEQRLAAARNHTCTHLLQAALRSVLGDHVKQAGSLVEPERLRFDFTHIAAMTPEELHNVELLVNRAIMADIPLSITEMDYQDAVAKGAMALFGEKYASTVRVVEVPGESIELCGGTHLRSTGQAGPFMILSESGVAAGVRRIEAATGWNALHSFMDYRRTVLDTSAMLKGRPEELGDRVHGLQKEIKALRKDMEKLASQAASGSGRDLMDSVEDIAGIKVLVAKVPAPNMGALRTLMDDVRSKMPSGIAALVCEGDGKANLAVYVSKDLHDRFTAPQLIKPAAAEIGGSGGGRPDMAQAGGSNPAGIDAALATVRELIKG
- the recA gene encoding recombinase RecA, producing the protein MVKRRTTQPSPEEMRREALSTALSTIERKYGQGSVMKLSDDAHVNIPTIPTGSFALDIALGIGGIPKGRVTEIYGPESSGKTTLCLHIIAECQKRGGVAAFIDAEHALDVNYARRLGVKTDELIISQPDYGEQALDIADMLVRSGAVDIIVIDSVAALIPQAELEGNMGETQVGGQARLMSHALRKLTGTIHKSRASVVFINQIRMKIGVTGYGSPETTTGGNALKFYSSVRMDIRRVQTLKDKEEAYGIRARVKVVKNKVAPPFREAQFDVLYGTGISREGELIDMGTDAGIVEKSGSWYAFGTERLGQGKENVRAMLQENTELRQTIEDALLAHYGLVDGEGGPVAKGGPSAPKSSEGFDSDADESFDEGFESETTDDQEFESTDA